A single region of the Lotus japonicus ecotype B-129 chromosome 4, LjGifu_v1.2 genome encodes:
- the LOC130710491 gene encoding uncharacterized protein LOC130710491, translating into MGTAILRSHDCLRGQFLPNDAFAIATSHVKSRKNSIPNPNFNSHANQNRRRKRSPVAAVQAKCQDRDRRRSGDRSSPPAKSPNAANLVMEKVKILKRGEKLSPENIPGGLAAVNHKVKNEEEDLDLMLCSTDRLGPDPVTVEEQVRVCDSKDGMYAGSAFVSSPPPSSVPVPLFLWKNGAATATSDLRRLLRLDLE; encoded by the coding sequence atGGGAACTGCAATTCTTCGTTCCCACGATTGCCTTCGAGGCCAGTTCCTCCCAAACGATGCCTTCGCCATCGCAACCTCTCACGTCAAATCACGGAAAAACTCCATCCCTAACCCTAATTTCAATTCCCATGCCAACCAGAACCGCCGCCGGAAGCGGAGTCCGGTGGCCGCCGTTCAGGCCAAGTGTCAAGACCGTGACCGGAGACGTTCCGGCGATCGATCGTCGCCTCCGGCGAAGTCTCCGAACGCCGCGAATCTCGTCATGGAAAAGGTTAAGATCCTCAAAAGAGGCGAGAAGTTGAGCCCGGAGAATATCCCCGGAGGACTCGCCGCGGTGAACCACAAGGTTAAGAACGAGGAGGAGGATCTCGATTTGATGTTGTGCTCGACGGATCGGCTTGGTCCGGATCCGGTGACCGTGGAGGAGCAGGTTAGGGTTTGTGATTCGAAGGACGGGATGTATGCCGGATCGGCGTTTGTCTCGTCTCCGCCTCCGAGCTCCGTTCCGGTTCCGTTGTTTTTGTGGAAGAACGGAGCGGCGACGGCGACGAGTGATTTGAGGCGGTTGCTGCGGCTTGATTTGGAATGA